The Bombus huntii isolate Logan2020A chromosome 1, iyBomHunt1.1, whole genome shotgun sequence genome contains a region encoding:
- the LOC126870897 gene encoding L-xylulose reductase, with protein MQPSLVGAGRINTFNKRHLTIVGTTFVVMNINFEGKRILVTGAGQGIGKKLALRLSNYGGQVIALSKTKQNLDQLCAEDPRIQIVCVDLNDWNATRKAVENALPIDLLVNNAGVARLNPFFNATEKDFDLTFSVNVKSMLNVSQVVAKNLIDRKVGGSIVNVSSQASQAALLDHTVYCSSKAAVDMLSKTMALELGPHNIRVNTVNPTVIMTEMGKLGWSDPKKAQTMISKIPLGRFGEVSEVIDAIVYLLSDRSSMINGVALPVDGGFLAM; from the exons ATGCAGCCGTCATTGGTGGGGGCAGGAAGAATAAATACATTTAACAAGAGACATCTTACGATAGTTGGTACCACATTTGTAGTCATGAACATCAACTTCGAGGGAAAGCGTATTCTTGTAACCGGAGCGGGGCAAG GCATCGGCAAGAAGTTGGCTCTTCGTCTATCCAACTATGGAGGTCAAGTAATAGCGCTAtcaaaaacaaaacaaaaccTGGACCAGTTATGCGCAGAAGATCCTCGTATTCAGATCGTCTGCGTCGATCTTAACGACTGGAACGCAACCAGGAAGGCGGTCGAAAATGCCTTACCTATTGATCTTCTGGTGAACAATGCCGGTGTTGCGCGTCTTAATCCTTTTTTTAATGCGACGGAAAAAGACTTTGACTTGACTTTCTCTGTAAACGTAAAATCGATGCTAAATGTCTCTCAAGTGGTCGCGAAAAATTTGATCGATAGGAAAGTTGGCGGCAGCATTGTTAATGTTTCTTCGCAAGCGAGCCAGGCAGCGTTACTAGATCATACCGTCTATTGCTCTTCCAAAGCAGCAGTAGATATGTTATCTAA AACGATGGCTCTGGAACTTGGTCCGCACAATATAAGAGTAAACACCGTAAATCCTACAGTGATCATGACAGAAATGGGTAAACTAGGCTGGAGCGATCCGAAGAAAGCACAAACTATGATAAGCAAAATACCATTAGGTCGATTTGGTG AGGTATCTGAAGTAATCGATGCGATAGTATACCTGTTGAGCGATCGTAGCTCAATGATCAACGGAGTCGCCTTGCCAGTGGATGGTGGATTTTTAGCGATGTAA